Genomic DNA from Paraconexibacter algicola:
ACGATCGACGGGTAGGGCGCCGGGCCGACCGCCGAGCCGATGATGTAGTGGGTGTCGCCGACGTTGGTGACCCAGTCGCGGATCGCCTCGCTGACGGCCTCCTTCAGCGTCCGGGCGCCCGCGGTCACCGGGGCGACGCGCGCGCCGAGCAGCTCCATGCGCTCGACGTTGGGCTTCTGGCGGCGGATGTCCTCCTCGCCCATGTACACGATGCACTCCAGGCCCAGCAGCGCGCAGGCGGTGGCGCTCGCGACGCCGTGCTGGCCCGCCCCGGTCTCGGCGATGATCCGCGTCTTGCCCATGCGGCGCGCCAGCAGCGCCTGGCCGAGCGCGTTGTTGATCTTGTGCGCGCCGGTGTGGTTGAGGTCCTCGCGCTTGAGGTAGATCGTGCGCCCGGCGACCTCGCTGAGCCGCTCGGCGAGGTACAGCGGCGTGCTGCGCCCCACGTAGTCGCGCAGCAGGCCGTCGAGCTGCTCCCGGTAGCCGGGATCCAGCCGTGCCTCGATCCACGCCTGCTCGAGCTCCGCCAGCGCGGGCATCAGGGTCTCGGGCACGTACTGGCCCCCGAACGGGCCGAAGCGATGCTCGACCGACGCGACGTGCGTGCTCACGACGCCACCTCCTGGGTCTCGGTGTCGGGTTGCGGATCGTCCAGCGCGACCGTCGCCGCGACGGCCTGCGCGAACGCCGCGATCCGCTGCGGGTCCTTCACGCCGGGAGCGACCTCCACCCCGCTGGCGACGTCGACCGCGAACGGCCGGACCTGCTCGATCGCCGCCCCGACGTTCTCGGGGGTCAGGCCACCGGACAGGATCAGCGGCACGCGCGAGCGACGCCGCGCCACGAGGCCGTGGTCGAAGGTCTGCCCGGTGCCCCCGACCTCGCCCGGGACGTGCGCGTCGAGCAGGTGGAAATCGGTCAGGTACGGGTTGAGCGCGGTGATGTCGCCCTGGTCGCGCACGCGCGCCGCCTTGATGACCTTGGCGCCCGTGCGACGCGCCACCTCGGCGGCGAACGACGGGCCCTCGTCCCCGTGCAGCTGGACCATCGTCAGTCCGACGGTGTCGACCGTCCGCGCGATCTCGTCCAGCGGCGCGTTGACGAACACGCCCGCGACCTGCACCTGGCGGCGCAGGGTGCGCGCGACGAGCTCGGCCTCCGGCAGCTCGACGAACCGCTTGGAGCCCGGCCACA
This window encodes:
- a CDS encoding phosphoribosylanthranilate isomerase, encoding MSSERAPRIKFCGITRLEDAQAAVEAGAWAIGMILWPGSKRFVELPEAELVARTLRRQVQVAGVFVNAPLDEIARTVDTVGLTMVQLHGDEGPSFAAEVARRTGAKVIKAARVRDQGDITALNPYLTDFHLLDAHVPGEVGGTGQTFDHGLVARRRSRVPLILSGGLTPENVGAAIEQVRPFAVDVASGVEVAPGVKDPQRIAAFAQAVAATVALDDPQPDTETQEVAS